The nucleotide window AGTAAGTTTTAAGGATTAATGTGGTTCCGTCTAGGTGTCCAAGGCTTAAATTACTTTGGTTTTGGGTGAGTACAGGCCACAATGGGGAAGTAGCTACAACAATACATGTTGAAGTTTGTTAGTTAAGATCGTTACAAATTGTCTGCTTCTATAAGAAGCCGAAACAGGACATCATCTGTGGATCCTTTCAAAGATGACAGTAATAGGCATTTCCCATGCATAACTTCATACTCAACATGATTAAGGGATCCATTTTCTATCCTGCAACTGCAAGAATTCCATCATAGAATTGTGTTCAATGTCAAATATATTCCATGAGACCACGGATTAGTATTATGTAATTCTGAACTTTTTAGCTTTTCAGCATTGCACTGTCAAGTTTGtaggggcagacccagtgccggaggctcccacatgagtggggtctggggaaggacaaaaccgaggcaagccttccccccgcaaatatgcggagaggctgcttcgaacccacgacctggtgactcagtgagatagCTCTAAGCTTGTACTGAACCATTTTTATTTGTAGGTCGTTACAACGAGCTCTTGATAATAAATTGTATCTCCTCCTGTATGGCAACACTTACGGGGCTCCTGATGGAAAGTCTATTTGGCATTTTCCagaaaaaatatatgaaaatgaAGAAACTATGCGACTGGTACCAGTTCTGGAAATCTACCAATAAAATATGCATCAGTTCTGGAAATCTACCAATGAAATATGCATCagttcttcttaatgcaatgatacgcagctctcctgcgtattcgagaaaaaatatGCATCAGTTATTCCCAGTTCCTTATGTCCAGCTTTTATTTCTGTTCTATTCCAGTGTGCTGAGTCAGCATTGAAGTCTGTTCTTGGGGGACTTGACAATACGTACTTTGTTGGCAATGCTACAATGGCTCATATGGCTGTTAAACAAAcagattcaagtgtttcatcattCAAGGTGCTTATTTtgtttcacaaaaaaaaatcctTGTGTTCAGTAAGGAAACTAATGTTTCAACGTGATACTATTTCTGAATCCTTGCTTGGGTTTGCTCACTGCTCCTCAGCATGTGTATTTTGAATTGTTGTATTTAGATTCCATCTGCCACGAAGATGTGTTTGTTGAATGTACTGTCATGTGGTAGTCTCTTAATCCAGTTATGCTTCTTGCAGCGTTTCTTTTTCAAGTCACAAGTGGTCGGCACCACGAAATACCATATTGGAAAATGCAAGGACTATGCTTGGGCAACCAAGGATGAGCTGTTGGAATATTTTCTCGAGCACAGAGATTTCTTGAACAAGATGATCATTCACATAAGATAGCTCTGATGAGGCCATGGACACGCTGAAGACCATTCTGAGCAATTCTTAGCATTTATGAGCAGATTTGGCAGGAAACGACGACTTCAAGCAGTTCTTGaaacagaaactcaagatattcCATTCTGCCTATTTTTTTTGGGCAACATATcatgtgcaaaccaaccaacctgtgtAAACTTGGAAACTAACAATTAGGACCActggatgctgatccaatggatggggtgaggagGCTtaaacgcaaaaaaaaaaaggacggCGGGTggagggcttaagcgcaaaaaaatcccacctctcaccccatccaCTGGATCAGCCTCCAGTGGTCCTGATCggtagttttcaagtttgcacagattgtttggtttgcacctgatatgttgccaTTTTTTTGGGGGGCTGATTCTGCATCTTTGTATGGCACTGCTGTAGCAATGTTGCATGTAGTCAGTAGTCCTCTCCCAGCAAACTGTATGAGTTTGTTATCTATGGGAGAAATAAGTAGCAGGGTGCATTTGATACCCCCGCTGTTTTGCGTTACGTTCTTCTGGCAACTGCCAAGATACTTGAGCCTGGAATCTGTACTCTGCATTTCTGAATTCATGCAATACGCCTGATAGCATGCTTTATGCAGGCTATTCTTGCAACCTGAATGGATCCAGATATACGTCAGTACGTCACGTATCTTTTTTTTGCTATTTCTCATTCTCAGGAGCGCCACTGCGCCAGCATGTGCCAACAGTTTCTTTATCGtcttagggcgcgtttagatccaaatttttttttgggtttggctactgtagcactttcgtttgtatttggtaattagtgtttaattatgaactaattaggttcaaaagtttcgtctcacgatttctcatctaactgtgcaattagtttttttttttgtctacatttagtactccatgcatgtgccgtaagatttgatgtgatggatactatgcaaaaatttttggtAACTAAATGGGGccttaaaaaaaaaacagtttcTTTATCTGAATTATCTTTGGAAGGTTCACAGCTGGGAGGTGGGCCCGTATGCCATCCCTCAGGCCCCA belongs to Miscanthus floridulus cultivar M001 chromosome 4, ASM1932011v1, whole genome shotgun sequence and includes:
- the LOC136552840 gene encoding uncharacterized protein, which translates into the protein MASLLLRSLRRARGFSSSATSAAKEMGDGNLVASVMFERLPVVIPKIHPVVYAFQEFSFRWRQQHRRQYPDEVLGKADARDKGDYHIDYVPAPRITEADRTNDQKSLQRALDNKLYLLLYGNTYGAPDGKSIWHFPEKIYENEETMRLCAESALKSVLGGLDNTYFVGNATMAHMAVKQTDSSVSSFKRFFFKSQVVGTTKYHIGKCKDYAWATKDELLEYFLEHRDFLNKMIIHIR